From Armatimonadota bacterium, a single genomic window includes:
- a CDS encoding TIGR04053 family radical SAM/SPASM domain-containing protein — MRTATAAVSAGAGYRFDRAPRMIYWEMTRACDLACRHCRAEAVAQRDPLELTTDEAVALLRTLLDFGHPLPHLVCTGGDPLKRPDLLEIVRTGTAMGLGVSLAPSATASLTREMIVALQAAGMQSISLSLDGSTAARHDRFRGVEGTFETTLRAARWIRQAEIPLQLNTLVTAETAPDLPALYDLACSLGIMRWSLFFLVPVGRGRTLPELTPEQAEDVMRWLAARSAEAPFAIAATEAPHFRRVALAEAQARGLTAQAVRQGPIGRGFGVRDGNGVMFISHRGDVTPAGFLPVITGNVRDRSVVELYRSHEVFVALRDPARLRGKCGVCEFRELCGGSRARAFAHFGDYLASDPLCAYIPRGWRDEVPAPI; from the coding sequence ATGCGCACGGCGACGGCGGCCGTCTCCGCCGGGGCGGGGTACCGATTCGATCGCGCCCCGCGCATGATCTACTGGGAGATGACGCGAGCCTGCGACCTGGCCTGCCGGCACTGCCGGGCCGAGGCCGTCGCGCAGCGCGATCCCCTGGAACTGACCACGGACGAGGCGGTGGCGCTGCTGCGGACGCTGCTCGACTTCGGTCACCCCCTGCCGCACCTCGTCTGCACGGGCGGGGATCCCCTCAAGCGGCCCGATCTGCTGGAGATCGTCCGGACGGGCACCGCCATGGGGCTGGGGGTCTCCCTGGCCCCGAGCGCCACGGCCAGCCTCACGCGGGAGATGATCGTGGCCCTCCAGGCCGCGGGGATGCAGAGCATCTCCCTCAGCCTGGACGGTTCGACCGCGGCCCGTCACGACCGCTTCCGCGGGGTGGAGGGCACCTTCGAGACCACGCTGCGCGCGGCCCGCTGGATTCGCCAGGCGGAGATCCCGCTGCAACTCAACACGCTGGTCACGGCGGAGACCGCCCCGGACCTGCCGGCGTTGTACGACCTGGCCTGTTCGTTGGGCATCATGCGCTGGAGCCTGTTCTTCCTGGTGCCGGTCGGCCGGGGGAGGACGCTGCCGGAACTCACCCCGGAGCAGGCGGAAGACGTGATGCGCTGGCTGGCGGCGCGCAGCGCGGAGGCGCCGTTCGCCATCGCCGCCACCGAAGCCCCGCACTTCCGGCGCGTCGCATTGGCCGAGGCCCAGGCCCGGGGCCTGACCGCTCAGGCCGTGCGGCAGGGGCCCATCGGCCGCGGCTTCGGCGTCCGCGACGGCAACGGAGTGATGTTCATCTCCCACCGGGGGGATGTGACCCCGGCCGGGTTCCTCCCCGTGATCACGGGGAATGTCCGCGACCGCTCGGTGGTGGAGCTGTACCGGTCCCACGAGGTGTTCGTGGCCCTGCGGGATCCCGCGCGCCTGCGCGGCAAATGCGGGGTGTGCGAGTTCCGGGAGCTGTGCGGAGGATCCAGGGCGCGGGCCTTTGCGCACTTTGGGGACTACCTGGCCAGCGATCCGCTGTGCGCCTACATCCCCCGGGGCTGGCGGGACGAGGTGCCGGCGCCGATATGA
- the hemH gene encoding ferrochelatase produces MAARQAVLLMAYGSPQTLDDVGTYFTHIRGGRTPPAEQIEELRERYRRIGGTSPLRAITARQAEALQQTLARQGMGIPVYTAMKHAPPFIADVVGVMAAEGIRDAVALALAPHYSRLSVAGYFSAAREAAAAHGIALRAVESWHDHPGFIAALAARLRRALARCASPEEAEVVFTAHSLPERIRTWDDPYPVQLMRTCDLVAALATLPSWRLAYQSASHTGEPWLGPDLLAVLRALAAEGRRQVVVCPVGFVADHLEVLYDIDVEAREVAASLGLRLERAPSLNAEPDFIAALADLITRAFREEGAR; encoded by the coding sequence ATGGCGGCGAGGCAGGCCGTCCTCCTCATGGCCTACGGCAGTCCCCAGACCCTCGACGATGTGGGGACCTACTTCACCCACATCCGCGGAGGGCGCACCCCTCCTGCGGAGCAGATTGAGGAGCTGCGGGAGCGCTACCGCCGCATCGGGGGGACCTCGCCGCTGCGGGCCATCACCGCCCGGCAGGCGGAGGCGTTGCAGCAGACCCTGGCCCGGCAGGGGATGGGCATCCCCGTTTACACGGCGATGAAGCACGCGCCCCCGTTCATCGCCGACGTCGTCGGGGTCATGGCCGCCGAGGGCATCCGGGATGCGGTGGCCCTCGCCCTGGCGCCGCACTACTCCCGCCTGAGTGTGGCCGGGTACTTCTCCGCCGCGCGCGAGGCGGCGGCAGCGCACGGCATCGCCCTGCGCGCCGTCGAGTCCTGGCACGACCATCCCGGGTTCATCGCCGCGCTGGCCGCCCGCCTGCGCCGGGCCCTGGCCCGGTGCGCCTCGCCCGAGGAGGCCGAGGTGGTGTTCACGGCGCACAGCCTGCCGGAGCGGATCCGCACCTGGGACGATCCCTATCCGGTCCAGCTGATGCGCACCTGCGACCTGGTGGCGGCTCTGGCGACCCTGCCCTCCTGGCGGCTGGCCTACCAGAGCGCGTCGCACACAGGGGAGCCGTGGCTGGGGCCCGACCTGCTGGCGGTCCTGCGGGCCCTGGCCGCCGAGGGCCGGCGGCAGGTCGTCGTCTGTCCCGTGGGATTCGTCGCCGACCACCTGGAGGTTCTGTACGACATCGATGTCGAGGCCAGGGAGGTTGCCGCCTCCCTGGGGCTGCGGCTCGAACGGGCGCCGTCGCTCAACGCGGAGCCCGATTTCATCGCCGCCCTCGCCGACCTCATCACGCGGGCGTTCCGGGAAGAGGGCGCACGCTGA
- a CDS encoding chlorite dismutase family protein: protein MAGGAVGERPVLQVLALRLDPAWRRLSPAQRASEREEFVAAVAQTARSVTTLTYSSVGMRADTDLIFVRAASSFEDLEEAAAGMLRSGVGRSLQIAHSFTGLIRGSTYVKKPGAQEQALLSGERSRYLIVYPFTKTADWYRLSREARQGMMNEHIRVGHDFPQVRQLLAYSTGLDDQEFIVAYETDDLAAFQDLVVALRETEARRYTLRDQPILTAVFRPLEEALRLLG, encoded by the coding sequence GTGGCTGGCGGCGCGGTAGGGGAGCGCCCCGTCCTTCAGGTGCTGGCGCTGCGGCTCGACCCGGCCTGGCGGCGCCTGTCCCCGGCGCAGCGGGCGAGCGAGCGCGAGGAGTTTGTCGCGGCGGTGGCGCAGACGGCGCGGTCGGTGACGACCCTCACCTACTCCTCGGTGGGGATGCGTGCCGACACCGACCTGATCTTCGTCCGGGCTGCGTCGTCCTTCGAAGACCTGGAGGAGGCCGCCGCGGGAATGCTGCGCAGCGGAGTGGGGAGATCGCTGCAGATCGCCCACAGCTTCACCGGGTTGATCCGGGGGTCGACGTACGTCAAGAAACCCGGGGCCCAGGAGCAGGCGCTCCTGAGCGGCGAGCGGTCGCGCTACCTGATCGTCTACCCCTTCACCAAGACCGCCGACTGGTACCGCCTGAGCCGCGAGGCCCGGCAGGGGATGATGAACGAGCACATCCGCGTCGGCCACGACTTTCCGCAGGTGCGCCAGCTGCTGGCGTACTCCACCGGGCTGGACGATCAGGAGTTCATCGTGGCCTACGAGACCGACGACCTGGCCGCGTTCCAGGACCTGGTCGTGGCGCTGCGGGAGACCGAGGCGCGCCGCTACACGCTCCGCGACCAGCCGATCCTCACCGCGGTCTTCCGGCCGCTGGAGGAGGCCCTCCGGCTGCTGGGTTGA
- a CDS encoding uroporphyrinogen-III synthase, giving the protein MRRMRLLVARPEGQAETLCARLRDLGIEPVPVPAIEIVPPESSADLERAIARLPEYDWLVFTSRNAVAAVFDRLPLLGRGASLPRLLAIGPATAQALRDRGVRDVWMPSRALSEAIGEEMPIRAGERVLRLRAERASAEPTRLLRDRGAVVDEVVVYRTVEAPPASRSLLAAAVRDGLDGVIVTSASTVRGLVRLAQDVGCLETLRALPTVAIGPVTARALEEAGLRVDLVASTHTAEGIVAVLRERGIPHAGVAPA; this is encoded by the coding sequence ATGAGGAGGATGCGTCTGCTGGTGGCGCGTCCCGAGGGCCAGGCCGAGACGCTCTGCGCGCGGCTGCGAGATCTGGGGATCGAGCCGGTTCCGGTCCCGGCGATCGAGATCGTACCGCCGGAGTCCTCTGCGGATCTGGAACGGGCGATCGCGCGGTTGCCCGAGTATGACTGGCTGGTTTTTACCAGCAGGAACGCCGTCGCGGCCGTGTTCGACCGGCTCCCCCTCCTGGGAAGAGGGGCGTCACTGCCGCGACTGCTGGCCATCGGCCCGGCCACGGCCCAGGCACTGCGCGACCGCGGGGTGCGGGATGTCTGGATGCCGAGCCGGGCGCTGAGCGAAGCAATCGGGGAGGAGATGCCGATCCGCGCGGGGGAGCGCGTCCTGCGGCTTCGCGCCGAGCGCGCCTCCGCGGAGCCCACCCGCCTGCTGCGGGACCGCGGGGCCGTCGTGGATGAGGTGGTGGTTTATCGAACCGTAGAGGCTCCCCCGGCGTCGCGGAGTCTGCTGGCCGCGGCGGTCCGGGACGGGCTGGACGGCGTGATCGTCACCAGCGCCTCGACGGTACGGGGTCTGGTGCGCCTGGCGCAGGATGTCGGTTGCCTCGAGACGCTGCGCGCCCTGCCGACCGTCGCCATCGGTCCCGTCACCGCGCGGGCGCTGGAGGAGGCCGGCCTGCGCGTCGACCTCGTGGCTTCCACGCACACGGCGGAGGGGATCGTGGCCGTATTGCGCGAGAGGGGGATCCCGCATGCTGGTGTCGCACCTGCGTAG
- the hemC gene encoding hydroxymethylbilane synthase, with amino-acid sequence MTAESFVLGTRGSTLAVRQTEAVAAALRRAHPALTVSVLTIRTTGDERPETPFEGLPGIGFFVKELEVALLERRVDAAVHSMKDLPTAATPGLTVCAVTAREDPRDVLVGRRGATLATLPRGARIGTGSPRRAAFVRAVRPDLQIVPIRGNVETRLRKVDTGELDAVLLAGAGLRRLGLEDRIGEWLPFEVILPAPGQGALGVQVRIGDETAAQIVSAVDDQPTRWAVTAERAFLDRLQGGCRLPAGAHAIIRDGAVRLQAAVVVPDGRRALRGERNGPVSRAEAVGRALAEDLLARGAGELLRAVEAGG; translated from the coding sequence GTGACGGCGGAATCCTTCGTCCTGGGGACGCGCGGCAGCACGCTGGCCGTGCGCCAGACGGAGGCGGTGGCGGCCGCGTTGCGCCGGGCCCATCCCGCGCTCACCGTCTCCGTTCTGACCATCCGGACCACCGGGGATGAGCGGCCGGAGACGCCCTTTGAGGGTCTGCCCGGGATCGGCTTCTTCGTCAAGGAACTGGAGGTCGCGCTCCTCGAGCGGCGCGTGGATGCGGCGGTGCACAGCATGAAGGACCTGCCCACGGCGGCCACCCCGGGGCTGACGGTGTGCGCCGTCACCGCGCGCGAGGATCCCCGCGACGTGCTGGTCGGACGTCGGGGCGCCACGCTGGCGACCCTTCCCCGGGGAGCGCGGATCGGCACCGGCAGTCCGCGGCGCGCGGCGTTTGTGCGCGCCGTCCGCCCGGACCTGCAGATCGTCCCCATCCGGGGCAACGTCGAGACGCGGCTGCGCAAGGTGGACACCGGCGAGCTCGACGCCGTGCTTCTGGCCGGGGCGGGTCTGCGCCGCCTGGGGTTGGAGGACCGGATCGGCGAGTGGCTGCCCTTCGAGGTGATCCTGCCGGCCCCCGGACAGGGCGCGCTGGGGGTGCAGGTGCGGATCGGAGACGAGACGGCGGCGCAGATCGTCTCCGCGGTGGACGATCAGCCGACGCGGTGGGCGGTGACGGCCGAGCGGGCCTTCCTCGACCGGCTCCAGGGAGGATGTCGGTTGCCGGCGGGAGCGCACGCGATCATCCGCGACGGCGCGGTGCGGCTCCAGGCCGCGGTGGTGGTGCCGGACGGCCGCCGGGCGCTGCGGGGGGAACGCAACGGACCGGTCTCCCGGGCGGAGGCGGTGGGTCGGGCCCTGGCGGAGGACCTGCTGGCCCGCGGGGCGGGAGAACTGCTGCGCGCCGTGGAGGCCGGGGGATGA
- the hemB gene encoding porphobilinogen synthase, translating to MLVSHLRSAVEARPRRLRRTAPIRALVRETRLDPEMFVAPIFVRPGRGLREPIPSMPDQYRLTVDELAPEADGLRGLGIHGVLLFGLPEAKDASGTGAYDDDGIVQRAVRALRRSHPDLVIMTDVCLCEYTSHGHCGIVRDGQVDNDATLEVLARTAVSLAAAGADVVAPSAMMDGQVRAIRRALDEAGLTQTAIMAYSAKYASAFYGPFREAAGSAPQFGDRRGYQMDPANAREAEREIALDLAEGADLVMVKPALAYLDVIRRVRDLVPVPLAAYNVSGEYAMVKAAAAAGWLDGRAVTLEILTALARAGADILITYHAREAATWLAAR from the coding sequence ATGCTGGTGTCGCACCTGCGTAGCGCGGTCGAGGCGCGGCCGCGGAGGTTGCGCCGCACCGCCCCGATCCGGGCCCTCGTCCGGGAGACGCGGCTGGATCCGGAGATGTTCGTCGCGCCCATCTTCGTCCGCCCCGGGCGAGGCCTCCGGGAACCTATTCCGTCGATGCCCGACCAGTATCGCCTCACCGTCGACGAGCTGGCGCCGGAGGCGGACGGCCTGCGCGGTCTCGGGATCCACGGCGTGCTCCTCTTCGGTCTCCCCGAAGCCAAGGACGCGTCGGGAACCGGCGCCTACGACGACGACGGGATCGTGCAGCGCGCGGTGCGGGCGCTGCGGCGGAGCCACCCCGACCTGGTCATCATGACGGATGTCTGCCTGTGCGAGTACACCTCGCACGGGCATTGCGGGATTGTGCGCGACGGCCAGGTGGACAACGACGCCACGCTGGAGGTGCTGGCGCGCACCGCGGTCTCCCTGGCCGCCGCCGGCGCCGACGTGGTGGCGCCGAGCGCGATGATGGACGGGCAGGTGCGGGCCATCCGCAGGGCGCTCGACGAGGCCGGCCTGACCCAGACGGCGATCATGGCCTATTCCGCCAAGTACGCCTCGGCGTTCTACGGACCGTTCCGCGAGGCCGCCGGCTCCGCCCCGCAGTTCGGCGACCGCCGGGGATACCAGATGGACCCGGCCAACGCCCGGGAAGCGGAGCGCGAGATCGCCCTCGACCTCGCCGAGGGAGCGGATCTGGTCATGGTCAAGCCGGCGCTCGCCTACCTGGATGTCATCCGACGGGTCCGCGATCTGGTTCCGGTGCCGCTCGCCGCCTACAACGTGAGCGGGGAGTATGCGATGGTCAAGGCGGCGGCGGCCGCGGGATGGCTTGACGGGCGGGCCGTCACGCTGGAAATCCTCACGGCGCTGGCCCGGGCCGGGGCGGATATCCTCATCACGTACCATGCCAGGGAGGCGGCGACGTGGCTGGCGGCGCGGTAG
- the hemA gene encoding glutamyl-tRNA reductase: MIGLSHKTAPLEVRERLAFGEEELPEALRALRALPGVREAFLLSTCNRTEVYLCTWEQPDRGQVAEALARLRRADAASFLPHLGLAANDEAARHLLRVAAGLESMVVGESQVLGQVRRAFAVARATGATGPVLHRLLQVAIACGRRVRAETSLGRPSASIPHAAFDRCRRSWGSARDRTVGIVGAGEMAQLAAKAFSAGGARIRFVANRTLEAAEALASRYGAEAIPLDVLAPALDGLDALIVSVGADHAVIGASSVAGRDGSAPLLVVDIGVPRGVDPEVGRLPGVTLIDLDMLGPETNDPDPPEEVAAAEVIVEEALEAFLRWQGTRAAEPVIAALHHRAERIVEEELERARARLQRLDERERRAVRGVVEGALRKLLHAPFVRLRARGDDARVLALARELFDLDGELDGGPGE; encoded by the coding sequence ATGATCGGCCTCAGCCACAAGACCGCGCCGCTGGAGGTGCGGGAGCGGCTGGCCTTTGGCGAGGAGGAGTTGCCGGAGGCGCTCCGGGCGCTCCGCGCCCTGCCCGGGGTGCGGGAGGCCTTCCTCCTTTCGACATGCAACCGGACGGAGGTCTACCTCTGCACCTGGGAACAGCCCGACCGCGGCCAGGTCGCGGAGGCCCTGGCCAGGCTGCGGCGGGCGGACGCGGCCAGTTTCCTGCCCCACCTGGGCCTCGCCGCAAACGATGAGGCCGCCCGACACCTCCTGCGCGTGGCCGCCGGGCTGGAGTCGATGGTCGTCGGGGAGAGTCAGGTTCTCGGCCAGGTCCGCCGCGCCTTCGCGGTGGCCAGAGCGACGGGGGCCACGGGACCGGTGTTGCATCGGCTCCTGCAGGTGGCCATCGCCTGCGGACGACGGGTCCGGGCCGAGACGAGCCTGGGGCGCCCGTCCGCCTCGATTCCTCATGCGGCGTTTGACCGGTGTCGCCGGAGCTGGGGATCGGCGCGCGACCGGACGGTCGGGATTGTCGGGGCGGGGGAGATGGCTCAGCTCGCCGCAAAGGCCTTCAGCGCGGGCGGGGCGCGGATCAGATTTGTCGCCAACCGCACGCTGGAGGCGGCGGAGGCCCTGGCCAGCCGCTACGGCGCGGAGGCCATCCCGCTCGACGTCCTGGCGCCGGCGCTGGACGGGTTGGACGCGCTCATCGTCTCCGTCGGCGCCGACCACGCGGTGATCGGGGCGTCGTCGGTTGCCGGTCGCGACGGCTCGGCTCCCCTGCTCGTCGTAGACATCGGCGTGCCCCGGGGGGTCGATCCGGAGGTGGGCCGCCTGCCGGGGGTGACCTTGATCGACCTGGACATGCTCGGACCGGAGACGAATGATCCCGATCCGCCAGAGGAGGTGGCTGCAGCGGAGGTCATCGTCGAGGAGGCGCTGGAAGCCTTTCTCCGCTGGCAGGGGACCCGCGCCGCGGAACCGGTGATCGCCGCGCTGCACCACCGCGCGGAGCGAATCGTGGAAGAAGAACTGGAGCGGGCGCGGGCCAGGTTGCAGCGCCTCGACGAACGCGAGCGCCGCGCCGTGCGCGGGGTGGTGGAAGGGGCGCTGCGCAAGCTCCTCCACGCGCCCTTCGTGCGGCTCCGCGCGCGGGGTGACGACGCGCGGGTGCTGGCCCTGGCGCGGGAACTGTTCGACCTGGACGGGGAACTGGACGGTGGGCCCGGTGAGTGA
- the hemL gene encoding glutamate-1-semialdehyde 2,1-aminomutase — MSEAVAATSEDLFTESLQYFPGGVNSPVRAFRAVGGTPVVVVEGRGARVTDVDGRSYLDYIGSWGALVLGHAAPEVVDAVRRAAARGTTYGMPTPYEVELAGMIRAAVPSMQRMRFVSSGTEAAMSSLRAARGFTGRAKVVKFAGCYHGHADALLAQAGSGLATFGLPASAGVPAGAVADTIVLSYNDIGALREVFAARGDEIAAVIVEPVAANMGVVPPEPGFLAALRELTTACGALLIFDEVITGFRVARGGAQERFGITPDLTCLGKIVGGGLPLAVYGGRADVMNLVAPLGPVYQAGTLSGNPLAVAAGAATLQRLAEPGTYERLEALAAGLEAGLREAAARAGVSCSVVRAASMLTVFFTPRAPRSYAEAAAADTAAFARFFHAMRDRGVLLPPSQFEAWFVSLAHTDDDIARTVAAAGEAFRAVRP, encoded by the coding sequence GTGAGTGAGGCGGTCGCGGCCACGTCGGAAGATCTCTTCACGGAGAGCCTGCAGTACTTCCCGGGCGGCGTGAACAGCCCGGTACGGGCTTTCCGCGCCGTCGGCGGGACGCCGGTGGTCGTGGTCGAAGGCCGGGGAGCGCGCGTGACCGACGTCGACGGCCGGAGCTACCTCGACTACATCGGCTCCTGGGGCGCTTTGGTCCTGGGCCACGCCGCGCCCGAGGTGGTCGATGCCGTCCGGCGGGCCGCCGCCCGCGGCACGACCTACGGCATGCCCACGCCCTATGAGGTCGAACTGGCCGGGATGATCCGGGCCGCCGTTCCCTCGATGCAGCGGATGCGCTTCGTCAGCTCCGGCACCGAGGCCGCGATGAGCAGTCTGCGCGCGGCCCGGGGATTTACGGGTCGGGCCAAGGTCGTCAAGTTCGCGGGGTGCTATCACGGCCACGCCGACGCGCTTCTGGCGCAGGCCGGGTCCGGGCTGGCCACCTTCGGGCTTCCCGCCAGCGCCGGTGTCCCCGCGGGCGCCGTCGCCGACACGATCGTGCTCTCCTACAACGACATCGGGGCCCTGCGGGAGGTGTTTGCGGCGCGAGGAGATGAGATCGCGGCGGTGATCGTGGAGCCGGTGGCGGCGAACATGGGGGTCGTCCCGCCCGAGCCCGGTTTCCTCGCCGCGCTGCGCGAGTTGACCACGGCCTGCGGGGCGCTGCTGATTTTCGATGAGGTGATCACCGGGTTCCGGGTGGCCCGGGGGGGCGCGCAGGAGCGCTTCGGGATCACGCCCGACCTGACGTGCCTGGGGAAGATCGTCGGCGGCGGCCTGCCGCTCGCCGTCTACGGCGGCCGCGCCGACGTGATGAACCTCGTTGCCCCGCTCGGCCCCGTCTATCAGGCCGGCACCCTGTCGGGGAATCCCCTGGCCGTGGCGGCGGGCGCGGCCACGCTGCAGCGGCTGGCCGAGCCGGGAACCTACGAGCGGCTGGAGGCTCTGGCCGCAGGGCTGGAGGCGGGGCTGCGCGAGGCGGCGGCCCGCGCGGGGGTGTCCTGTTCCGTCGTGCGCGCGGCCTCGATGCTCACGGTGTTCTTCACGCCTCGGGCGCCGCGCAGCTACGCCGAGGCCGCGGCGGCCGATACCGCCGCCTTCGCCCGGTTCTTCCACGCCATGCGGGACCGCGGGGTGCTGCTGCCGCCGTCCCAGTTCGAGGCCTGGTTCGTGTCGCTGGCGCATACCGACGACGACATCGCCCGCACCGTGGCGGCGGCGGGCGAGGCGTTCCGGGCGGTGCGGCCGTGA
- the hemE gene encoding uroporphyrinogen decarboxylase has protein sequence MSRFLLACRRQPVDRTPVWFMRQAGRSQPGYRALRARYSLLEICRHSDLVAEVTLAPVEQLGVDAAILFADITVPLLGMGVAFDLREGSGPHIHRPVRDAADLERLHPFEPEETVHALLDAVRLIRRSAPVPLIGFAGAPFTLASYLIEGGPSREFLRTKALMREDRRLWDGLMTRLTEATTSFLRAQIAHGAQAVQLFDSWVGALSPREYAVYAAPYSRRIFEAVRETGVPAIHFGTGTSGLLREMASAGGDVIGVDWRIGLDVAWAQIGYDRAIQGNLDPSLLLASPEVLRAEAEDVLSRAAGRPGHIFNLGHGVLPETPQQRLRDLVEFVHAYRPAAVV, from the coding sequence ATGAGCCGCTTCCTGCTGGCCTGCCGCCGGCAGCCCGTGGACCGGACGCCGGTGTGGTTCATGCGTCAGGCCGGGCGCTCGCAGCCCGGATACCGGGCCCTGCGCGCCCGGTACTCCCTGCTCGAGATCTGTCGCCACAGCGATCTTGTGGCCGAAGTGACCCTGGCCCCGGTGGAGCAGCTGGGTGTCGACGCCGCGATCCTCTTTGCCGACATCACCGTGCCGCTGCTGGGGATGGGCGTCGCCTTCGACCTGCGGGAGGGAAGCGGCCCCCACATTCACCGACCGGTGCGCGACGCCGCCGATCTGGAGCGGCTGCATCCTTTCGAACCCGAGGAGACCGTCCACGCCCTGCTGGACGCCGTCCGTCTCATCCGGCGCAGCGCCCCGGTGCCGCTGATCGGATTCGCCGGCGCGCCCTTCACCCTGGCCAGCTACCTCATCGAAGGCGGGCCCTCCCGGGAGTTCCTCCGGACGAAGGCGCTGATGCGGGAGGACCGGCGCCTGTGGGATGGGCTGATGACCCGCCTGACCGAAGCGACCACGAGTTTTCTTCGGGCGCAGATCGCTCACGGCGCGCAGGCCGTCCAGCTCTTCGACAGCTGGGTCGGCGCGCTCTCCCCGCGGGAGTACGCGGTGTATGCCGCGCCGTACAGCCGGAGGATCTTCGAGGCGGTACGCGAGACCGGCGTCCCCGCCATCCACTTCGGGACGGGCACATCGGGATTGCTGCGGGAAATGGCATCCGCCGGGGGAGATGTCATCGGCGTGGACTGGCGGATCGGACTGGATGTCGCCTGGGCGCAGATCGGGTACGACCGCGCCATTCAGGGGAACCTGGATCCGTCCCTGCTCCTGGCCTCGCCCGAGGTGCTGCGGGCCGAGGCGGAGGATGTCCTCAGCCGGGCGGCGGGACGCCCGGGCCACATCTTCAACCTGGGTCACGGTGTGCTGCCGGAGACGCCGCAGCAGCGCCTGCGCGATCTGGTGGAGTTCGTCCACGCCTACCGGCCGGCGGCGGTGGTGTGA
- the hemG gene encoding protoporphyrinogen oxidase, which produces MARIAVVGGGIAGLAAAYALQHGLQEGRAVGVTLIEAAPRLGGKILTERVGGFLIEGGPDSFLTLKPQAVQFARALGLGDRLVPTGRPRHVFILHRGRLHPLPDGLTSLVPRRLGPFLRSDLFSIREKARFAWDLLVPPNRNGSDETIGAFVRRRLGPAAVERLAGPLLAGIHAGDVEALSLRATFPTLAEAEIRYGSLTRAVVARRRSVTGVDGEAAMFMTLAGGLQELVDRVVTALQAVVLRTGTRALSLERRARGYRVILEGGEEVEADAVILATPANVAAALLRDVNEAASRLAADIPYASTAAVALGFRRPDVAHPLVGHGYVVASSEAMLHTACTWVSSKWPGRAPPDHVLLRCFVGRAGRSAGLELADDVLVRRLLAELAPLLGLRGDPVLARVYRWPASMPQYTVGHLERLRALRAALAGTPGLFMAGGGYEGVGLPDCIRQGQEAAAAALASASPP; this is translated from the coding sequence ATGGCGCGTATCGCGGTGGTGGGAGGAGGGATCGCCGGCCTCGCCGCCGCGTACGCGCTGCAGCACGGTCTGCAGGAGGGCCGCGCGGTCGGGGTGACGTTGATCGAAGCAGCGCCCCGTCTGGGCGGGAAGATCCTGACGGAGCGCGTCGGCGGTTTCCTCATCGAAGGTGGTCCCGATTCCTTCCTGACGCTGAAACCGCAGGCGGTGCAGTTCGCCCGCGCCCTGGGTCTCGGCGACCGGCTGGTCCCCACAGGGCGGCCCCGACACGTCTTCATCCTCCACCGGGGACGGCTGCACCCCCTGCCGGACGGACTGACCTCCCTCGTGCCCCGGCGGCTGGGTCCCTTCCTGCGCAGCGACCTCTTCTCGATCCGGGAGAAGGCGCGGTTCGCATGGGACCTCCTCGTCCCGCCGAACCGGAACGGGAGCGATGAGACGATCGGCGCCTTCGTCCGGCGCCGGCTGGGCCCGGCGGCGGTCGAGCGGCTGGCTGGTCCGCTGCTGGCCGGGATCCATGCCGGCGACGTCGAGGCGTTGAGCCTGCGGGCCACCTTCCCCACGCTGGCCGAGGCGGAGATCCGGTACGGGAGTCTGACGCGGGCCGTGGTGGCCCGGCGGCGTTCCGTGACGGGCGTTGACGGCGAGGCGGCGATGTTCATGACGCTGGCCGGCGGGCTGCAGGAGCTGGTGGATCGCGTCGTGACGGCGCTGCAGGCCGTGGTCCTGCGGACGGGAACCCGTGCCCTCTCCCTGGAGCGGCGGGCCCGCGGCTACCGGGTCATCCTTGAGGGGGGAGAGGAGGTCGAGGCCGACGCGGTGATCCTGGCCACACCCGCCAACGTCGCCGCCGCCCTCCTCCGCGACGTCAACGAGGCCGCATCACGTCTGGCCGCGGACATCCCCTACGCGTCGACGGCGGCGGTGGCGCTCGGATTCCGCCGTCCGGATGTCGCGCATCCGCTCGTCGGGCACGGCTACGTCGTCGCCTCGTCGGAAGCGATGCTGCACACCGCCTGCACCTGGGTGAGCTCGAAGTGGCCGGGTCGTGCGCCGCCCGATCACGTCCTGCTGCGCTGCTTCGTCGGACGCGCGGGGCGGTCGGCGGGATTGGAACTCGCCGACGATGTGCTGGTCCGCAGGCTGCTGGCGGAACTCGCTCCGCTGCTGGGTCTGCGGGGAGATCCGGTGCTGGCACGCGTCTACCGGTGGCCCGCCTCGATGCCGCAATACACCGTGGGCCACCTCGAGCGCCTCCGTGCCCTGCGTGCGGCCCTGGCCGGGACGCCCGGGCTGTTCATGGCCGGGGGAGGATACGAAGGGGTGGGGCTTCCGGACTGTATCCGCCAGGGACAGGAGGCCGCGGCGGCGGCGCTGGCCTCCGCCTCACCGCCGTGA